The window AAAGCAGGTATTAGACGGTGATGCTGAGTTTGCTGTGTCAAAACAGGGTAACTGGCACTGGCCTAACGGGTTTATGTCATCGCGAATTGATAGCAACACCAGCCAACTGCAGTTGCAGAGTCAGTGTGAAAGTCTGAAACGTGAACAAGAAGAGTTAGAAGGTTCGCTAGAAACAACAATACAAAAATTGGAACAGGCGCGCGCTTCTCAAAAAGACATTGAGCAGGAACTGGAGCGAGAGCAAGAACAGCAACAGGCCGCGCAGAATGACATAAATAAAGCGGAGCAGCAGTTAAGCTGGGCTAAGCAACAGCAACAACAGTATACGCAACAACTGGAGAGGCTTAGCGAGCAACAATCAGAGCTGGAGAAAAAAGCAGAAGAGCTTAATGAGCGTATTGAGGAAGTGGCATTACAGCGCGAAGAGCTGAACGAACGGTTATTGGAGAGTGACGCGGCGGATGACGACTCAGGCGATGAGTTAGAAAGGTTGGCCAGCGACAAGAGAGAGCAGCTGCAGGCACTAAAGTCGAAGCAACAGCAGCTGGCTATGCAGCAACAAAACATTACTGTTCAGGTACAGCAACTCGACACGGTCGTACAACGCAGCGAACAGCGTTATCAGCAGTTATTGGATGAAAAGACCACGCAACAAAGCTCTGACAGTGAAGACAATAAGCAGGAACTGGAAGAGCGACTGACAGAGCTTCTTGACCAGCGTCAGGAGCAGGAAGCCGTTTTGCAGGAGCAGCGCGCGCAACTGTCTGAGTTAGAAGATGAATTGTCAGAGCTTAATCAAGGTCAGTCGGCTGTTCAAATGCGTATTGCGCAAGCCAAAGAAGCACTGCAAAGCACTGAGATAGAAAAGGCCAAGTTGCAAGAGCGCAGCCAGGGTGTGCTTGAGGGACTGGCAGAGACCGGCATGACCTTGAAAACCTTACTGCAGGAGTTGCCGCAGGAAGCTGAGGAGCAGTCGTGGCAGACTAACCTGGAGAGCGTGCAGAACAGAATTAAGCGCTTGGGTGCTATTAACCTGGCCGCCATTGAAGAGGCTGAAGCGCAAAGAGAGCGTAAACAGTATCTGGATCAGCAAGTGGATGACCTATCATCGTCTTTAGAAACGCTGGAAACAGCCATACGAAAAATTGATAAAGAAACCCGGCATCGCTTTAAAACAACTTTTGATGCGGTGAACAGTGACTTACAGGTATTGTTTCCAAAAGTGTTTGGCGGTGGTAGCGCGAGTTTGGAACTCACCGATGACGACTTACTGGAGACGGGCGTCACCATTATGGCAAGGCCTCCGGGTAAAAAGAATAGTACGATTCACCTGCTAAGTGGTGGAGAAAAAGCATTGACCGCATTATCATTGGTGTTTGCCATTTTCCGGTTGAACCCAGCACCGTTTTGCTTGTTAGATGAGGTTGATGCGCCGCTCGATGACGCAAATGTGGGGCGTTTTTGCCGGTTAGTGAGTGAAATGTCGGAATCGGTACAGTTTATATATATCAGTCACAACAAAGTGGCTATGGAAATGGCGTCACACCTTGCCGGGGTGACAATGCAGGAAGCAGGTGTGTCGCGCCTGGTTGCCGTTGATGTAGAGCAGGCCGTCGCTATGACGGAAGCCTGACGATAATAAAAAGGTTGATAGAGCACATGGGCAATTTACAACTGACGCTCGGAATTTTAGGGGTACTGGCCATTGCCGGTATTATCGCGCACGGACTATGGAAAATTCGTAAAGGGAACCAGCAGCAACGTCAACAAGAACAGCGTGTTGCTGAAAAGCGCCAGAAACAAAGCGGTGGTTTTGACGACGATGGCATAGGTGAAGTTAGGGTGGTTCGTCAGGCGCCCTCTGAAACGCCGGACACTGCGGACTCGGTTTCAGCTGACGATGAAGACACGAGTGTCAGAGATTCTATTGCTGAGCCGAATAGGTCAAAGCGCGAAGAAAAGCTTCAAGAAAAAGTTCAGGAGAAACCGAGTCAGCCTCTTTCTGCGGCCGAGCAAATGGCGATGGATTTGGAAGTTAATGACGAAATAGACTCGCCGTTGCCCTCTATGCGGGTGGAGAAAAACGAAGAAGTTGAGCAAACGGAATTGTCGCTAGAACCTTCAGAAAAAGAGACACCTCAAGACTCAGACGCGTCAAATGAACCAGCAGAGTCAGAAACGCAACCTGGTTTAGACGTCGGTGAGCCTGAAGAAGTAATAGCGCTGCATGTAAAAGGCTCTGTCCAAGGCGCATTGCTGCTGCAAATGATGACCGAACTGGGCTGTAAGTTTGGCGATTTAGGTATCTTTCACCGTTATGAAAATACGGCAGGTACGGGCGAGTTAATCTTTAGTGTTGCCAATATGTTTAACCCAGGAACCTTTGACTTGGACAACCTGGAAAACTTTGAAACAGAAGGCGTTGCGTTTTTCATGACCTTGCCGATGAAGTTTGACGGCCAACAAGCCTTTAACATGATGCTTAACGCCGCCAAAAAGCTGGCGACTGAAATACCTCAGGGGCAGGTTTTAGATGGTCAGCGACAACTGTTAACCCGTCAGTCGATTCACGAAGCGCGACAAACTATCCGTGAGTTTGAACGTCAACATTCAGCATAGAATTAGGTGTTATGAGTCAATCTACTGCCCAGCGAATGCAAGAGCTGGAACAATTACTGAATCGCTATAACAAAGAATATTACGAAAATGATGAGCCGTCGGTTCCCGATGCTGAGTACGATAAACTATTTCGTGAATTGCAGGAACTGGAAAAGCAAAATCCAGACTTAAAAAGTAAGACGTCGCCAACGGCTAAAGTGGGCGGTAAGCCGTTAGCCAAATTTAATACGGTAAAACATGAAGTGCCGATGTTGTCTTTAGATAATGCGTTTTCTGCGGAAGAGTTTGCGGCATTCTCTAAGCGCATTGGGCAAAAGCTGGATGAAGTAACTAAAGTCACTTTCTGTTGCGAACCCAAGCTGGATGGTGCTGCAGTGAGTTTGCTGTATGAGTCAGGAATACTAGTGCGTGGCGCAACCCGTGGTGACGGTGAAAGTGGCGAGGACATTACTGAAAATGTCAAAACCATTCGCAACATTCCCCTCAAGTTAAAAGGCGATGTTCCTGACCGACTGGAAGTCAGAGGCGAGGTCGTAATGCCGATTGGCGCCTTTGATCGCTTTAACGACAAGGCGCGTCAACAGGGAGAGAAAGTATTTGCTAACCCAAGAAACGCGGCGGCGGGCAGTTTAAGACAACTGGACTCCCGAATAACTGCCAAGCGGCCTTTGCATTTTTACGCTTATAGCCTGGGGTTAGTGTCTGAACATACGGTACTGCCCGACAGTCATTATGAACGTCTGCAGCAATTAGCCGAATGGGGGCTTCCCGTTAACAGTGAAATTGAACGGGTAGACTCTGTTGAAGGTTGTGACAGTTACTATGAAAAAATTCTTGAGCGCAGAGATTCGCTGAATTACGACATTGATGGGGTGGTTTTTAAAATAGATACCATCGCACTGCAGGAAACGCTTGGCTTTGTTGCTAGAGCGCCTCGCTGGGCTATTGCCCGAAAATTCCCGGCACAAGAGCAACTGACGATTATTACTGGCGTCGACTTTCAGGTAGGACGTACTGGCGCAATTACACCAGTCGCTCGCTTGAAACCGGTAAGTGTGGGAGGTGTTACCGTATCGAATGCAACCCTGCATAACGCCGATGAAATTGAGCGCTTGGGTGTGCAAATTGGGGACACAGTGAGTATCAGGCGCGCCGGTGATGTCATTCCACAAGTCGTCAGTGTGTTAAAAGACAAGCGTCCGATGGATGCGCAGGACATTATTTTCCCGACACATTGTCCCGTGTGTGATTCTGACGTTGAGCGCATTGAGGGCGAGGCCGTAGCTCGTTGCAGTGGCGGACTCTATTGTGCGGCTCAACGCAAAGAAGCAATTAAGCACTTTGCCTCGCGTAAAGCCATGGATATCGACGGGTTAGGAGACAAACTGGTTGATGTCTTGGTTGAAAAGGGCTGGATAAAGTCCCCAGCTGACTTATACCGTTTGAGTAAAGCCGAGTTGGCCACCTTGCCAAGAATGGCGACTAAATCCGCTGAAAATCTAAAAAGCGCAATAGCAGCAACCAGAGAGACAACGTTGGCTCGCTTTCTCTATGCGTTAGGTATTAGAGAGGTAGGTGAAGCGACTGCAAAGGCCTTAGCCAGACACTTTAAAACCTTTGAGGCGATTCAGTCCGCTAGCAGTGAACAATTGCAGGAAGTCCCTGATGTTGGCACGGTCGTGGCTGAACACATTGTGCGCTTTTTCCGCGAACCGCATAACGAAAACGTCGTGAAAGAGCTACGTGAGTTTATTCATTGGCCAGAAGGCGAAGATGCGGGCGACATACAAAGCGACCGTTTAGCCGGAAATACTTACGTCATTACCGGTACGTTGTCGACAATGACCCGGGACGAAGCCAAACAGGCGCTAGAAGCGTTAGGAGCGAAAGTCAGTGGGAGTGTGTCTAAGAAAACAACCGCGCTAATTGCCGGAGAAAGCGCCGGTTCAAAACTGACGAAAGCCCAGTCGCTTGGGCTTTCGATACTGTCCGAAGACGAACTAAAAGAGCTGTTAAAGAGTTAGCGGCTGCGGGTGCTCAGGTCTTTTAACAGGCCTGAGCCGCTAATGTCGGCGATACCGTCTTCTTCGTCAAACTCGAATTTGATAGTCGGGTGTGTGGTATCAAGCAGGTAACTGCGATCATTAATGCGAACCCTCAGGTGTGATAACGGCTCTTCTTCATCAAATTCACGTCTGTGCTCGACTACAATATTGTGCTTACCGATAGCAAGCTCAAAGCCTTTGAAAAAGCCCTCGGCGAATTCAGCAACGTACACCTGGCCTTTATCATTCACGAACATATTGAGAATGTAGTTAGGTGGCATTTCAGAAGTGCGCATTTGTGATTTACCAGCGGTAAATACCACGGTGTCATAGACTTTCTTATATTCAAAACCGAAGTTCAGAGGCTCAGTTCTACCCGATGGGTAAATCACCTTGCCTTCCCCTTTAGCTTCCCAGTCTGCCAGACTTTGGGTGCTGAATATTAAAGCAATACAAGTAATAGCGTATTTAAACAGTTTCATAACGGGCCTCAACTACTCACCTCGGTTACATCTACTTTCAGTCGCAGCATCTGTCCAGGTTGCAGGTAACGGTTGCGTTGAATGTTATTCCATTGCTCAATTTGGCGAATGGTCACGTTAAATTTATTAGCTATCCTTGCAAGAGAATCTCCTGACCGTACACGGTAATTCACTGTCCGAATAATGCTGTTAACACTACTGCGAACAACAGAAGAAGGCTCAGCTTCGGTCCAAACAACAAGCTCTTGACCAGGTCTTAAGTAGTCGCCGGGCGCCATCGAATTCCAGCGGGCCAAGTCCCTTAAATTGACATCGTAAGCACGGCTGATATCCCACAGAGTGTCGCCCGACTGGACGATATAATCAATACGTTTACCGTCGCGTTTTTGATCTTGGCGGTTTTCGCGGCGCTGATCTTGCGACAATGTGTAACTTTCTTCACCTAGAGTGGCAACGGGCACCAGCAGGTGCTCACCAGCGCGAATGATGTGACTGCTAATGTCATTAAGCTGCTGGATGACATCAACGGACGTATTGTATTTTTTTGATATCGTTAGCAAGCTCTCTCCTGACTTCACCTTGTGGCGCGTCCAGGTTAGCCAGTCTTTAGGCTCGGTTTCTTTCAACGCCTGACTGAATAGCTCCGCATTGCTTGCCGGCAATAAAAAGCGGTGAGGGCCATCGGGTGCCGTCGCCCAGCGGTTATAACCAGAATTAAACTGATGCAGTTCCTCAAGTGATAACTCAGCCATTTCAGCCGCTAAGGCTAAGTCGATTTGTGCTGGTGCTTCGACAATTTCAAGCATGGGCTGATTTTCAATTGGGTACCAGGTAATACCGTACTTCTCGCTATTGGCAAGGATATCAGCCAACGCCAATAATTTAGGAACATAAGCGCGCGTTTCACGCGGTAAGTCCAGGCTCCAAAAATCGGTTGGTTTACCGGCTTGTTTGTTTCTGCGAATTGCATTTCCAACACGACCTTCGCCGGAATTATAGGCTGCCAACGCGTGCATCCAGTTGCCGTCGAAGTAACGGTGCAGGGCCTCTAAATAATCCAGCGCGGCATGCGTCGCTGCGTAGACATCGCGGCGACCGTCGTACCACCAGTTGATATCTAATCCATATTGACGGGCTGTACCGGGGATAAACTGCCAAACTCCCGACGCACTGCCGTGAGAGTAGGCGAATGGGTCAAACGCACTTTCGACAATAGGTAGTAACGCGAGGTCGACCGGCATTTCACGGCGCTCTAACTCTTCGACAATTAAATGCAAATAAGGCTCTGCGCGTTTAGCAACCCGGTCTAAATATTCAGGGTGACTGGCGTACCAATTTCGTTGACTTTGGACTCGCTGCACATTTGGTACGTCAAAGACCAGCTGCTGACGAACACGCTGCCATAAGTCTTCTTGTTCTTGCGGTGTTAATTGAACCGGTTCAGGCTTTTTCTTCGTTGTTGTTTGGGTATCGGCAACGACTTCTTCAGGTACCGGAGTTAACTCTAAAGAGGGCTTTTCATGGTTAGTTTCTTGCTGTTTCTCAGCAAAGAAAAGACCAGTGCTTTGGCACCCTGAGAGAGCGATAGCGCTGGTCAGTACACTCAACTTTAGCCAAGTTTTGCTGCTTTTATTGATTACCATGAATTATAAAACCCTGAATATGTTAAAACTTGGTGAAGTTTAAAGAATCAGCCGTTATCTTTCCACTGTCTAATAGTGTAAAAAACGTCCTCAGGGGCATTTTTTACACTTCCGGAGTATTCAGATGCCGCTTCTATCACCGTTTTTTGATCAAACCGAAGGAACGGATTTATCGCAAGCTCCAGTTGTAGTGTGCTCGGCAGAGTAATTTCATTTTGTTCGCGTAGCATTTTGACCTTTTCGGCATAACTCTTCAGTGTCGCGTTATTAGGTTCTACTTTTTGCGCAAAGGCTAAGTTGGCTTGTGTGTATTCATGTGCGCAAAACACCCGAGTATCCCCGGGAAGTTGACGAAGCTTAAGTAACGATCGACTAAATTGCTCTGGTGTTCCCTCAAACATACGTCCACAGCCACCGGAAAATAGCGTGTCCCCACAGAACAGAAATCCGGGCGTGTAAAAACTAATGTGATCAAGTGTGTGTCCTGGAGTTTCCATGACTTCCCATTCAACGCCAGCCATTGAAAAGCGCTCACCTTCTTGGACCGGCTGGGTAATGGCTTTTATCTCGGGGTTGTGTGGGCCAATAACCGGACATGCGTATTCTTTGAGCAAGTCAGCAATACCGCCAGTATGATCATAGTGATGGTGCGTGACAAAAATAGCGGTAATGGTTTTACTATTTTCTTTCAGCCATTCAAAAACGGGAGAGGACTCGCCGGGATCAACAATAATGACGCCATCGTTTGTGTTTGTCTCAATAGCCCAAATGTAATTGTCGTCAAACGCACAAATAGGGTGAACTCGCATAGAAACCTCGATAACGCTAAGCTATGATGAGTTAGCGATAGTGACAGAATGCTCCCATAATACAGGATGACGCAGTGTTTATTAAACCGGCATATTCTAAGGTTCCGTTAAAGACACCTACACAGTGGAGCAGTCTGGCTTGCGGAGACTTCATTAAGTCTCAAACTCGTGAGGTTATGCGCCGTTATGAGCGTAAGATGAAGCCCGGTTGCCAGGTCATTGTCGGTCATTTGGGGGCGGAGCTTCAGCAAGAAGAGCCTATGGAGAGGGTTTCAGTTGCACCATCGGGACAGGCGGATATGTTAGGAATACTGACCGAGTTGCCAATAAAAACCGACAGTGTTGACACTTTAATTAGTCCTTTTACCCTTGAATTCCATCAACATCCCCATCAACTTTTAAGAGAGTACACACGGGTTCTGGATGACGATGGTGTCTTGGTATTAATGGGATTTAACCCACTAAGTCCAGCGGTGGTAAGCGGTTTTTTCTTACGCCATGTAAAACCATTTCCCTGGTGCGGACGTTATTTTTCAATAGCAAGAATGAAAGACTGGCTGGCGCTATTGGGGTTCGACGTAAAATACAGCGAGTATTTCGTCCCGCATTTGTTGCATAAAGCTGAATTTCAAGGACACGACTGGTCCAGTGCACTCTGTGAAAAAGTTAAACCGTTTAGTGCAGCGTATTTATTAGTGGCAACCAAGCAGACATTGATTGGTCGAATTAACTCAGTATCAACACGACGAAAGATCAGCCTGTCAGGGCGACGGCCAGCAACAGCAATGACATCGGACAGTTTTAAATTAGATAAGTCGAAGAGGTAAAGTATGATTACAGCAAAAGAATTATGTGGAAAAGCGAAAGCAAACGTAAAGGAAGCGAATACGGAAGAACTTCAAAAAGCGATAGAGCAGGGCGCCAGAGTGATTGATGTGCGCGAACCGGCGGAATACAGTCAGGGTCACATTCGCGAAGCGGTGAATATGCCGCGCGGCGTGTTGGAAATGCAGCTGAATCAACACCCCGACGTTGCTGGGTACGATGATGCATTAGAGCGTATCTCGCAAAAGCCCCTGTATCTTATCTGCAAAACCGGAGGGCGTTCGGCGCTAGCTGCTGAAAGCCTTGAGCGTATGGGCTTTAATAATGTTTATAGCGTTGATGGCGGCATGACGGCATGGCAGGAAGAAAAGCGCCCAGTCGTGGCGGGTGAGTAACTCGACTATTCAAGTGTAAACCCGGTATCTTCGAGCAAAGGCTCGCGACTGGCAGCGTCGCGGGCCAGCTCATCGCAACGTTCATTTTGAGGGTGTCCGGAATGACCCTTTACCCATTGCCATTTTATTTTATGATTGCGAACTTGCTCGTCTAACTGCACCCAGAGATCCTGGTTTTTGACCGGCTTCTTTGCGGCTGTTTTCCAACCGTTTTTGCGCCACTTGGTCATCCACTGTTCAATGCCTTGTTTAACGTATTGGCTGTCTGTCGAAAGGACAATCTCGCACGAGCGTTTTAACGCTTTTAGCGCAACAATGGTTGCCAGCATTTCCATACGGTTATTCGTGGTTAACTGATAGCCCTGACTCATTTCTTTATGGTGAGAACCATATTCCATAACAATGCCATACCCCCCTGGCCCCGGATTGCCAAGGCATGAGCCGTCAGTATAGATGTGAACAGTTTTTGAGTTGGGCATGTTAATTGGTACTATATTGAAAAGTTTCAGCCAGTATATCAGGAATTTTAAATGCGTCAGGTCGTTTTAGATACGGAAACCACGGGCATAGACCCTCAGAAAGGGCACAGAATAATTGAAATAGGCTGTGTTGAGCTTATTGATCGGAAGCTCACCGGGAATCACTTTCATGTGTACATCAACCCTGAGCGAGTGGTGGAAGAAGAAGCCATAAAAATTCATGGTATTACTAACGATTTCTTGATCGATAAACCGGTATTTGCTCAGGTTTGTGACGACTTTATTGAGTTTATTAAAGGCGCTCAGCTGGTGATTCACAATGCACCGTTCGACGTCGGCCATATGGACGCTGAGTTTTCGAGAATGAAGCCTTTCCCGGGTCTGACCAGCGATTTCAGTACCGTACTGGATACTTTGCAGCTCGCCCGGGAAATGCGGCCGGGTCAAAAGAACAACCTGGACGCTTTGTGTCGTGCTTATGATGTCGACAATTCGTCGCGTGAGCTGCACGGGGCCCTACTCGATGCGGAAATACTGGCTGACGTTTACTTAATGATGACCGGTGGGCAAAGAGCCCTCAACTTGTCAGAAAACAAAAAGTCCGCGTCGGGTGTTGCCGGTGAAATACAGCATCAGGCCATTGAAAACCGTCCACAATTAAAGGTTTTGCGTGCATCAGCCGATGAAGAAGTATTACATCAACAACGGCTTGATAAAGTTAAAGAAGAGGGTGGGCGCTGTTTGTGGCTAGATTCATAACTCAGCTTGTCTGGGCTGCGCTGGCATTTGTTCTGCTTACCAGTTCAGTGACCGCAGTACAGCAAACATCGGACGCGTCATCTAAGGACGACGCTCTTAAAAAGGCGATGTCGCTCATCGATGGTGACATGAGCAACAAACTTCCTATCGACGGGCAGCGCTTTCGAATTGATGAAAACGTTGATGAAATCACCTTGCTATTTTTTCGGGAGCCGGGCAGTAAGCCCTTAATATTAATTAAGCCTGACGGTAGCAAGTGGTATGACAGCCGCTACCCTACCGACCAAGTGACCTGGTATACCGATCCAAATTTCGACATTATTCGCATTAAAAAACCGCAGCCCGGTCCATGGCAGGCGGCAGGACGCATTGATGAAGAGAATAAGGCTTTAGTCGTTTCTGATATTCGCTTCGAAGCTGATCCGTTGCCAGAGCCGCTGTATCAGAACGAAGAGCTGAAAGTAGAAGGTCGACTCTATAATGGAGAAGACATTGTCGAAACAGCACGTTTTCGACAGACGGTGACTCTCGATGTGCTTTTTATCAGTACCAATAACGCCGATTTTGATAACTTTGGCGCGACACCAGTGCGAGTGGCGCAGTTCCTGGATAATGGGCGCGGTCATGACGAGCGTGTTGGTGACGGCGTGTTTACCGGTTTTTTTAACTTAGATGTTGAACCCGGCGAATGGATGGCGACTTATGAAATGACCACGCCGCTTTATGAGCGAGTCTTTGAATTTGGTCCTTTAGTGGTTAAGCCGTTACCCGTTGATTTTGAAGTGATAGAGTCTGACGC is drawn from Idiomarina piscisalsi and contains these coding sequences:
- the zipA gene encoding cell division protein ZipA, with the translated sequence MGNLQLTLGILGVLAIAGIIAHGLWKIRKGNQQQRQQEQRVAEKRQKQSGGFDDDGIGEVRVVRQAPSETPDTADSVSADDEDTSVRDSIAEPNRSKREEKLQEKVQEKPSQPLSAAEQMAMDLEVNDEIDSPLPSMRVEKNEEVEQTELSLEPSEKETPQDSDASNEPAESETQPGLDVGEPEEVIALHVKGSVQGALLLQMMTELGCKFGDLGIFHRYENTAGTGELIFSVANMFNPGTFDLDNLENFETEGVAFFMTLPMKFDGQQAFNMMLNAAKKLATEIPQGQVLDGQRQLLTRQSIHEARQTIREFERQHSA
- the ligA gene encoding NAD-dependent DNA ligase LigA, encoding MSQSTAQRMQELEQLLNRYNKEYYENDEPSVPDAEYDKLFRELQELEKQNPDLKSKTSPTAKVGGKPLAKFNTVKHEVPMLSLDNAFSAEEFAAFSKRIGQKLDEVTKVTFCCEPKLDGAAVSLLYESGILVRGATRGDGESGEDITENVKTIRNIPLKLKGDVPDRLEVRGEVVMPIGAFDRFNDKARQQGEKVFANPRNAAAGSLRQLDSRITAKRPLHFYAYSLGLVSEHTVLPDSHYERLQQLAEWGLPVNSEIERVDSVEGCDSYYEKILERRDSLNYDIDGVVFKIDTIALQETLGFVARAPRWAIARKFPAQEQLTIITGVDFQVGRTGAITPVARLKPVSVGGVTVSNATLHNADEIERLGVQIGDTVSIRRAGDVIPQVVSVLKDKRPMDAQDIIFPTHCPVCDSDVERIEGEAVARCSGGLYCAAQRKEAIKHFASRKAMDIDGLGDKLVDVLVEKGWIKSPADLYRLSKAELATLPRMATKSAENLKSAIAATRETTLARFLYALGIREVGEATAKALARHFKTFEAIQSASSEQLQEVPDVGTVVAEHIVRFFREPHNENVVKELREFIHWPEGEDAGDIQSDRLAGNTYVITGTLSTMTRDEAKQALEALGAKVSGSVSKKTTALIAGESAGSKLTKAQSLGLSILSEDELKELLKS
- a CDS encoding lytic transglycosylase — protein: MVINKSSKTWLKLSVLTSAIALSGCQSTGLFFAEKQQETNHEKPSLELTPVPEEVVADTQTTTKKKPEPVQLTPQEQEDLWQRVRQQLVFDVPNVQRVQSQRNWYASHPEYLDRVAKRAEPYLHLIVEELERREMPVDLALLPIVESAFDPFAYSHGSASGVWQFIPGTARQYGLDINWWYDGRRDVYAATHAALDYLEALHRYFDGNWMHALAAYNSGEGRVGNAIRRNKQAGKPTDFWSLDLPRETRAYVPKLLALADILANSEKYGITWYPIENQPMLEIVEAPAQIDLALAAEMAELSLEELHQFNSGYNRWATAPDGPHRFLLPASNAELFSQALKETEPKDWLTWTRHKVKSGESLLTISKKYNTSVDVIQQLNDISSHIIRAGEHLLVPVATLGEESYTLSQDQRRENRQDQKRDGKRIDYIVQSGDTLWDISRAYDVNLRDLARWNSMAPGDYLRPGQELVVWTEAEPSSVVRSSVNSIIRTVNYRVRSGDSLARIANKFNVTIRQIEQWNNIQRNRYLQPGQMLRLKVDVTEVSS
- the gloB gene encoding hydroxyacylglutathione hydrolase, coding for MRVHPICAFDDNYIWAIETNTNDGVIIVDPGESSPVFEWLKENSKTITAIFVTHHHYDHTGGIADLLKEYACPVIGPHNPEIKAITQPVQEGERFSMAGVEWEVMETPGHTLDHISFYTPGFLFCGDTLFSGGCGRMFEGTPEQFSRSLLKLRQLPGDTRVFCAHEYTQANLAFAQKVEPNNATLKSYAEKVKMLREQNEITLPSTLQLELAINPFLRFDQKTVIEAASEYSGSVKNAPEDVFYTIRQWKDNG
- a CDS encoding methyltransferase domain-containing protein, with protein sequence MFIKPAYSKVPLKTPTQWSSLACGDFIKSQTREVMRRYERKMKPGCQVIVGHLGAELQQEEPMERVSVAPSGQADMLGILTELPIKTDSVDTLISPFTLEFHQHPHQLLREYTRVLDDDGVLVLMGFNPLSPAVVSGFFLRHVKPFPWCGRYFSIARMKDWLALLGFDVKYSEYFVPHLLHKAEFQGHDWSSALCEKVKPFSAAYLLVATKQTLIGRINSVSTRRKISLSGRRPATAMTSDSFKLDKSKR
- a CDS encoding rhodanese-like domain-containing protein, with translation MITAKELCGKAKANVKEANTEELQKAIEQGARVIDVREPAEYSQGHIREAVNMPRGVLEMQLNQHPDVAGYDDALERISQKPLYLICKTGGRSALAAESLERMGFNNVYSVDGGMTAWQEEKRPVVAGE
- the rnhA gene encoding ribonuclease HI — its product is MPNSKTVHIYTDGSCLGNPGPGGYGIVMEYGSHHKEMSQGYQLTTNNRMEMLATIVALKALKRSCEIVLSTDSQYVKQGIEQWMTKWRKNGWKTAAKKPVKNQDLWVQLDEQVRNHKIKWQWVKGHSGHPQNERCDELARDAASREPLLEDTGFTLE
- the dnaQ gene encoding DNA polymerase III subunit epsilon, whose protein sequence is MRQVVLDTETTGIDPQKGHRIIEIGCVELIDRKLTGNHFHVYINPERVVEEEAIKIHGITNDFLIDKPVFAQVCDDFIEFIKGAQLVIHNAPFDVGHMDAEFSRMKPFPGLTSDFSTVLDTLQLAREMRPGQKNNLDALCRAYDVDNSSRELHGALLDAEILADVYLMMTGGQRALNLSENKKSASGVAGEIQHQAIENRPQLKVLRASADEEVLHQQRLDKVKEEGGRCLWLDS
- a CDS encoding TIGR03503 family protein; the protein is MARFITQLVWAALAFVLLTSSVTAVQQTSDASSKDDALKKAMSLIDGDMSNKLPIDGQRFRIDENVDEITLLFFREPGSKPLILIKPDGSKWYDSRYPTDQVTWYTDPNFDIIRIKKPQPGPWQAAGRIDEENKALVVSDIRFEADPLPEPLYQNEELKVEGRLYNGEDIVETARFRQTVTLDVLFISTNNADFDNFGATPVRVAQFLDNGRGHDERVGDGVFTGFFNLDVEPGEWMATYEMTTPLYERVFEFGPLVVKPLPVDFEVIESDAVEDDHQLIVTVNENEIDPGSLVVNGETQFPNGEVRKFTFSQVDEFPYQVPIANLAFGKHLIDIDIFATTLAGREFEARLDDFSFISTEPPPPEPTAAEIAERQRIEAERQREVERQEREAKEKQAMMNLIIIVIVNLLIIFIALFALWWFKFRKKKTDKNDA